The sequence AGATAACATGTGTGTATTTTGCTATTGACAATTAAATGTAGAAAGCGATATTATTAAAAAGTCTAGACTTAGGTAAAATTAGATTCGGTAGAGCCCAATAGGAAACTCACCTCATGAATGGCGAGAGGAGAAGGGAACATTTGCTTTAAGTAAATAAATTCCCAGGATTTTTGAGAGGTTAAGTCAAAGATTGTCCTTGATCTCCTTTAATTTTACCTTAAACCCGATAATTCTCGAGAGTTATCGGGTTTTAAATTGCTGAAGTTGTGAAGATAAGGGAATGTTGGTACAATACAGTTAGCTGAAATACCCTCCTTCTTTATTTATTGACTTATGCAACTAAACACTATGAAAAACATATTTGAACAACTTGTAGATTTATTAAAAAAAGATGAGCGCCTTGTTTCGCAAGACGGCGTACTTTTGAAAAACCAAACACAGGAATTGGCGCGAAAAAATGATCCTGAACTCATCAAACTTTTGCTTTCTGATAAAGCAATAAAACAACTTTTCTTTTTTGAGGTAGAAAAGACGCTGATTTTTGATAAAGAAAAATTTATTCGCTTTATATCCAACAAACAATTTTTGCCGGATTCTTATACCGCTTTCAAAAACAAAATCGGCTTAACTGTCGGTGACGAATACTTAAGTGAAAACAAAGAAGTGGTTTTGGCGTGGCCTTACAAAGATTGTGTTTTGGAAGGCGGAATGACAAAAGAAGACCAAAAACGAGATGAGATTTTTTATAATGAAACATTGGCGCCGGACGACATCAATCGCTTGCTGGACGCCAAAGTTTTTACCAATTTCAAACGGATAGATAAAAAAGGCGAACACAAACTGGACGGCTTCAGGCGCGATGAAAAAGGCACGATTCAAGACAATTTGATTATCAAAGGCAATAATCTGCTCGCGATAGCTTCTCTCAAAAAAGAATTTGCTGGAAAAGTAAAATTGATTTACATTGATCCTCCTTATAATACCGGCAACGATGGATTTAAATATAACGATTCCTTTAATCATTCTTCGTGGTTGGTGTTTATAAAAAATAGGTTGGAAATCGCAAGACGATTATTAAGTGATGACGGTGTTATTTTTGTACAATGTGACGATAATGAACAGGCATACCTAAAAGTCTTAATGGATGATATTTTTGGGAGAGAAAACTTTATATCAACAATAACGGTTGTTTCCGATGCTCGAACAAGAAATTATGAGGCATTGTCAAAAACTCATGAATTTGTTTGTGTTTACGCAAAAACTAACTCATACGAAATATATCAACTGGTAGATAGTGATAAAAAATTTACCTACGAAGATGGTCGGGGTGGGTTTGATATTTATGAATTAAGAAATAGAAATACAGCTTTTAATATAAAAAATAGACCAAATCTTTTTTACCCTTTTTATCTCAACCCCAAAAACAAGGATAAAAATGATTTATATGAGATAAGTTTGAATAAAAAAGAGGGGTGGGTTGAGGTTTTTCCTCAAGAATCAAATGGAATTCAGACTGTTTGGCGTTGGGGTAAGGAAAGGGCAAAAGATAATTTAAATACAGCACTTTTTGGCAAGAAATCCACCGGTGGTTTCCAGATAATTAAAAAATATAGAGAAAAAACTAGTTCTTTGGCTACGGTTTGGAATGATAAAGAAATATTGACCGATAGAGGAACACTGCAGATCAAAGCTCTCTTTGGAGAAAAAATATTCGATTTTCCAAAACCGGAAGAATATATAAAAAGGATATTAGAATTGTCAACAAGAAAAGACGATTTAATCTTAGATTTTTTTGCTGGCAGTGGCACAACGCTGGCAGTGGCCCATAAAATGAGCCGGAAATATATTGGAATTGAGCAAATGGATTATATTCACGATTTGCCGGAAGCAAGACTAAAAAAAGTTATTGCTGGCGAACAGGGCGGGATTTCAAAAGCAGTAAATTGGCAAGGTGGTGGGGATTTTGTATATATGGAATTGACGGAGTGGAATCAAAAATGGATTGGAGAAATTAAAAAAACTAAAACCGACAAAGAACTTGCCAAACTTTGGGATGAGATGAAAGACACTGCATTTTTGAGCTACAAAGTAGATCCGAAAACGATTGACGCCAACACCAAAGATTTTGCGGATTTAAGTATTGCCGATCAAAAGAAGTTTTTGATTGAGTGTGTAGATAAAAATCAGCTCTATGTAAATTTGAGCGAAATTGAAGATAAAGAGTATGGATTAAGTAAGGAGGACAAGGAGTTAAATAGAGAATTTTATAAACAAATATGATCTCTAACTTAGAAAAATATAAAAATGATTTAGCAAAACTCATTAAATTAGGTGATAATATCATTTATTCTTTTCAATTTGAAATATTACCAGAGTTAAAAGAAGAGTTCACTAAGGATAAAAATAAAAAAGACAAAGACGAGTATTTAAGTGCTATAAAAAAATTACCATGTCTTTCTAATGATTATCAAAAATGGTATTCAGAATCTATTGTTCTTCTTTCTTTTTTATTGCCAGACAGAGTAGAAGATTTCACTGATTTATACAAAAAGCCGAAAACAAAAAGAAAAGACATAACGCATGAAAACTATGTAATAGAAGACGCTTTAATAGGACTTGAGGTAAGCAGAACAGATTACTTAGAAGGTAAAAAAATAATTGCCGACAAAAAAGCTGCATTCCCAAAATTTCAACAGCAATTAAATATTCTTAAATCAGTAGAAAATAGATTTGAGAGTACTTTGTTTGATATAAAACAGTTGGTTCAAGCTGATATTTTTGATTCTGAATTAGAGTCTGCAAAGGAGCTAAACAAAAAAGGTTTTGTAAGGGGTGCGGGAGCAGTCGCTGGGGTTGTTTTAGAGAAACATTTAACACAGGTTTGCGAAAATCATAATATCAAAATTACAAAAAAGGACCCGGCAATTAACGATTTTAATCAAATACTTAAAGATAATAGTATTTTAGAAATAAAAGATTGGCGTTTTATACAACATTTAGCTGATTTAAGGAATCTTTGCGATCATAATAAAAAAATTGAGCCTAAAAAAGAGGATATTGAAGAGCTGATTGCTGGTATTGAAAAGATTTCAAAAACCATATTTTAAGTATGCTTTACGATGAATTCAATTCATATAAAAATTTTGCCGGCACTGATGTTTTCAAAAACAAGGCGATTGAAAAAACGGATATTTTGAAAAACCTCAATCCGGCTTTTCCGGCGCGCGAATACCAAAAAGAAGCGCTGGGACGATTTTATTATTACTGCGAAGAATATCACCAAAAACAAAAGCCAATTCATTTGATGTTTAATATGGCGACCGGATCAGGCAAGACGCTCATCATGGCCGCTAATCTTTTATATTTTTACCAAAAGGGATACCGCAATTTCATTTTCTTTACTCGTCTTGGCAACATTATCCAAAAGACCAAAGCCAATTTTCTTGATCCAAATTCAAAAAAGTATTTATTTGCCGACAAAATCACGCTTAGCGGACAGGAAATAAAAATCAAAGAAGTTGATAATTTTGAAGGGGTAAATGACGACGATATAAACATTATTTTTTCTACCACCGCTCTTTTGCATTCTCGCTTTAATTTCGCTCGCGAAAATGTTTTGACTTACGAAGATTTTGCGGACAAGAAAATTGTTTTGATTGCGGATGAAGCGCACAACCTATCAGCGGAAACAAATGGCAAGATAAGCAAAACCGAAGCAGAAGACCGCCGAAATTGGGAAAATACCGTAATGCGGATTTTGAACGCCAACAGTCACAAGGATAATGTGCTTTTGGAATTTACGGCAACGGCTCGATTAGAACAGGAATATCCTGAAATTTTGGAAAAATACAAAGACAAAGCGATTTATCGTTATGATCTGAAAGAATATCGCTTGGACGGGTTTTCAAAAGATGTGCGAACTTTGCAGATAAACGCGCCGATTATGGAACGTGCGCTTTCAGCAGTGATTATTTCGCAATATCGACGTAAGGTGGCAGAAAAGTATAAAATCGCACTAAAGCCGGTGGTTATGTTTAAAGCCAACAGGGTGAGTATTCCGAAAGAAGGAATATCAAAAGAACATAATCCGCAAATTGTCGTTTCAAGTATTTTCAAAGATTCTTTTCATAAACTTATTTCTGAACTTAGTGAAAAACACCTAAAACAGCAAACGGCGATTAAAGATGCAACATTGCAAAAAGCATTTCAATTTTTCAATGAGCAAAAAATTACTCTCGCGGATTTAGCAGCAGAAATTAAAAGCGATTTTGCGCCGGAAAAATGCTTGACGGTTGATGAAGATAAAGATTTAGAGCAAAAACAAATTTTACTTAATTCGTTGGAAGATCAAAACAATGAAATACGCGCTATTTTTGCGACAGAAAAATTGAATGAGGGTTGGGATGTTTTGAATCTTTTTGATATTGTCCGGCTCTATAATAGTCGCTCGGTCGTTAGTAATAAGCCAGGTCCGGCAACTGTTCAGGAAGCGCAACTTATAGGTAGAGGTGCAAGATACTATCCATTTACGCTCGGCGAATTTACTGAACGCTATAGACGAAAATTTGATACCGATGTGCAAAATGAACTTCGGATTTTGGAACAGCTTTATTATCATAGCGTAACGAATTCTCGTTATATTCAAGAGTTGGAAAGTGTTTTGGTTCGTGAAGGTATTATGCCGTCACGCACAGTGCAAAAAGAGATTAAGACCAAAAGCAATTTTAAGAACAGCGATTTTTGGAAGAAAGGCTATATTTTCTTAAATTCTCGCAAGGAAAATTTGGGAAAGGATGTTTTTGCGCTCTCGGACGCCAAAGCGGAGTTCGATCACAATGCTGAAATAAATATTTTTCAACTACCAACACGAGAAGCGATAGAAAAAGATTTGTTTGTTGCTGGTGCTGGCGCCGGAGTAAAGGAAAAAATAGAAATTCGGGATTATAAAATTGCTGATTTGGGAACGCATATTGTCCGCACCGCTTTAGCAAAAATGCCTGCCGGACGATTTGATGAGCTAAAAAAAATATTCGGCAATATAGAATCCGCAAAAGATTTCATTTCAAATGAAAAATATCTTGGCGGAATAAAAATTAAGGTTAAAGGCACGAGCGAGCAAGTTGACAATCTTTTGCAGATTGAAAAATTGAATATTGCCGGATTTGTGATTGATAAAGTGTTGGAAGTCGCCGGCAAAGAGAAAAAGGAATACTATGGAACGAAGGAGTTCAAAGCTCATTTGATCCAGAAAATATTTGAAAATGACAAGGTGTTGCAACTAGACTGCGAAAGTCCGCGAGCGAAAAATATGCGAGATTTTGATTTTTCTTCTCGGGATTGGTTTGCTCAAAACGAAATCTGGGGAACAAGTGAAGAAGAGTCGTTTTTGCGCTTTATTGATGAGGCAATAACAAAGTTAAAGAAAAAATATCAAGACATTGCTTTGCTACGTAATGAGCAGTTTTTCAAAATTTACAGCTTTGAAAACGGCGAGCCGTTTTATCCAGACTTTGTTTTGT comes from Patescibacteria group bacterium and encodes:
- a CDS encoding site-specific DNA-methyltransferase, whose product is MKNIFEQLVDLLKKDERLVSQDGVLLKNQTQELARKNDPELIKLLLSDKAIKQLFFFEVEKTLIFDKEKFIRFISNKQFLPDSYTAFKNKIGLTVGDEYLSENKEVVLAWPYKDCVLEGGMTKEDQKRDEIFYNETLAPDDINRLLDAKVFTNFKRIDKKGEHKLDGFRRDEKGTIQDNLIIKGNNLLAIASLKKEFAGKVKLIYIDPPYNTGNDGFKYNDSFNHSSWLVFIKNRLEIARRLLSDDGVIFVQCDDNEQAYLKVLMDDIFGRENFISTITVVSDARTRNYEALSKTHEFVCVYAKTNSYEIYQLVDSDKKFTYEDGRGGFDIYELRNRNTAFNIKNRPNLFYPFYLNPKNKDKNDLYEISLNKKEGWVEVFPQESNGIQTVWRWGKERAKDNLNTALFGKKSTGGFQIIKKYREKTSSLATVWNDKEILTDRGTLQIKALFGEKIFDFPKPEEYIKRILELSTRKDDLILDFFAGSGTTLAVAHKMSRKYIGIEQMDYIHDLPEARLKKVIAGEQGGISKAVNWQGGGDFVYMELTEWNQKWIGEIKKTKTDKELAKLWDEMKDTAFLSYKVDPKTIDANTKDFADLSIADQKKFLIECVDKNQLYVNLSEIEDKEYGLSKEDKELNREFYKQI
- a CDS encoding DEAD/DEAH box helicase family protein, translated to MLYDEFNSYKNFAGTDVFKNKAIEKTDILKNLNPAFPAREYQKEALGRFYYYCEEYHQKQKPIHLMFNMATGSGKTLIMAANLLYFYQKGYRNFIFFTRLGNIIQKTKANFLDPNSKKYLFADKITLSGQEIKIKEVDNFEGVNDDDINIIFSTTALLHSRFNFARENVLTYEDFADKKIVLIADEAHNLSAETNGKISKTEAEDRRNWENTVMRILNANSHKDNVLLEFTATARLEQEYPEILEKYKDKAIYRYDLKEYRLDGFSKDVRTLQINAPIMERALSAVIISQYRRKVAEKYKIALKPVVMFKANRVSIPKEGISKEHNPQIVVSSIFKDSFHKLISELSEKHLKQQTAIKDATLQKAFQFFNEQKITLADLAAEIKSDFAPEKCLTVDEDKDLEQKQILLNSLEDQNNEIRAIFATEKLNEGWDVLNLFDIVRLYNSRSVVSNKPGPATVQEAQLIGRGARYYPFTLGEFTERYRRKFDTDVQNELRILEQLYYHSVTNSRYIQELESVLVREGIMPSRTVQKEIKTKSNFKNSDFWKKGYIFLNSRKENLGKDVFALSDAKAEFDHNAEINIFQLPTREAIEKDLFVAGAGAGVKEKIEIRDYKIADLGTHIVRTALAKMPAGRFDELKKIFGNIESAKDFISNEKYLGGIKIKVKGTSEQVDNLLQIEKLNIAGFVIDKVLEVAGKEKKEYYGTKEFKAHLIQKIFENDKVLQLDCESPRAKNMRDFDFSSRDWFAQNEIWGTSEEESFLRFIDEAITKLKKKYQDIALLRNEQFFKIYSFENGEPFYPDFVLFLTEKKTKQEVMYQIFVEPKGDQFLDTQNIFEQSKEGWKQKLLIEIEKSHTVDLKIENKDFRLIGLPFFNEGQVNGALREKFEEVFENKLY